In Gadus chalcogrammus isolate NIFS_2021 chromosome 1, NIFS_Gcha_1.0, whole genome shotgun sequence, one DNA window encodes the following:
- the LOC130387782 gene encoding myosin heavy chain, fast skeletal muscle-like, which translates to MSTDAEMALYGKAAIYLRKPERERIEAQSKPFDAKSAAYVADVKEMYIKCTIIKKEGGKVTVKLNEGAEERTVKEDDVTQMNPPKYDKIEDMAMMTYLNEASVLYNLKERYAAWMIYTYSGLFCATVNPYKWLPVYDSGVVAAYRGKKRMEAPPHIFSVSDNAYQFMATDRENQSVLITGESGAGKTVNTKRVIQYFATISVSGGGEKKKESKMGGSLEDQIIAANPLLEAYGNAKTVRNDNSSRFGKFIRIHFNTSGKLASADIETYLLEKSRVTFQLPEERGYHIFYQMMTNHKPEIIEMTLITSNPYDFPMCSMGQITVASIDDKEELDATDAAIDILGFSNDEKMAIYRFTGAVLHHGNLKFKQKQREEQAEPDGNEEADKIGYLLGLNSADMLKALCYPRVKVGNEYVTKGQTVPQVNNSVSALAKSTYEKMFLWMVIRINEMLDTKQPRQYFIGVLDIAGFEIFNFNSMEQLCINFTNEKLQQFFNHHMFVLEQEEYKKEGIIWEFIDFGMDLAACIELIEKPMGIFSILEEECMFPKASDVTFKAKLYDQHLGKTKAFEKPKPAKGKAEAHFSLLHYAGTVDYNITGWLEKNKDPLNDSVVQLYQKSSIKLLPVLYPPVIEETGGAKKGAKKKGGSMQTVSSQFRENLGKLMTNLRSTHPHFVRCLIPNESKTPGLMENFLVIHQLRCNGVLEGIRICRKGFPSRILYADFKQRYKVLNASVIPEGQFIDNKKASEKLLGSIDVNHEEYKFGHTKVFFKAGLLGQLEEMRDEKLAILVGLTQALSRGFLMRTEFKKMMERREAVFTIQYNIRSFMNVKTWPWMKVYYKIKPLLKSAETEKELSQMKENYGKMKTDLATALGKKKELEEKMVSLLQEKNDLQLQVASEGDNLSDAEERCEGLIKNKIQMEAKLKETCERLEDEEEMNAELTAKKRKLEDECSELKKDIDDLELTLAKVEKEKHATENKVKNLTEEMASMDENVAKLSKEKKALQEAHQQTLDDLQAEEDKVNTLTKAKTKLEQQVDDLEGSLEQEKKLRMDLERAKRKLEGDLKLAQESIMDLENDKQQSDEKIKKKDFETSQLLSKIEDEQSLGAQLQKKIKELQARIEELEEEIEAERAARAKVEKQRADLSRELEEISERLEEAGGATSAQIEMNKKREAEFQKLRRDLEESTLQHEATAAALRKKQADSVAELGEQIDNLQRVKQKLEKEKSEFKMEIDDLSSNMEAVAKAKGNLEKMCRTLEDQLSELKSKNDENVRQMNDASAQRARLLTENGEFGRQLEEKDALVTQLTRGKQAFTQQLEELKRHVEEEVKAKNALAHGVQSARHDCDLLREQFEEEQEAKAELQRGMSKANGEVATWRSKYETDAIQRTEELEEAKKKLAQRLQDAEEQIEATNSKCASLEKTKQRLLGEVEDLMVDVERANGLAANLDKKQRNFDKVLAEWKQKYEEGQAELEGSLKETRSLSTELFKMKNSYEETLDNLETLKRENKNLQQEISDITEQLGETGKSIHELEKSKKQTETEKVEIQTALEEAEGTLEHEESKILRVQLELNQVKGEVDRKLAEKDEEIEQIKRNSQRIMDSMQSTLDSEVRSRNDALRIKKKMEGDLNEMEIQLSHANRQAAEAQKQLRNLQGQLKDAQLHLDDAIRAADDLKEQAAMVERRNGLMMAELEELRAALEQTERGRKVAETELVDASERVGLLHSQNTSLLNTKKKLETDLVQVQGEVDDVVQEARNAEEKAKKAITDAAMMAEELKKEQDTSSHLERMKKNLEVTVKDLQHRLDEAENLAMKGGKKQLQKLESRVRELETEVEAEQRRGADAIKGVRKYERRVKELTYQTEEDKKNGCRLQDLVDKLQMKVKAYKRQSEEAEEQANSYLSKCRKVQHELEEAEERADIAESQVNKLRAKSRDTGKAKEAE; encoded by the exons ATGAGCACGGACGCGGAGATGGCCCTCTACGGCAAGGCCGCCATATACCTTCGTaagccagagagggagaggatcgAGGCCCAGAGCAAGCCCTTTGACGCCAAGTCCGCCGCTTACGTGGCTGACGTGAAGGAAATGTACATCAAGTGTACCATAATCAAGAAGGAAGGGGGCAAGGTCACAGTGAAACTGAATGAAGGCGCCGAG GAGAGGACAGTCAAGGAGGATGATGTCACACAGATGAATCCTCCCAAGTATGACAAGATTGAGGACATGGCCATGATGACCTATCTCAATGAAGCCTCTGTGTTGTATAACCTCAAAGAGCGTTATGCAGCATGGATGATCTAC ACCTACTCTGGGCTGTTCTGCGCCACTGTAAACCCCTACAAGTGGCTCCCAGTGTACGACTCAGGTGTCGTAGCTGCCTACAGAGGAAAGAAGCGTATGGAGGCTCCACCCCAcatcttctctgtctctgacaATGCCTACCAGTTCATGGCTACCG ATAGAGAGAATCAGTCTGTCTTGATCAC TGGAGAATCCGGTGCTGGAAAGACTGTGAACACCAAGCGTGTCATCCAGTACTTTGCCACTATCTCagttagtggtggtggagagaagaagaaggagagcaAAATGGGG GGATCTCTAGAGGACCAGATCATTGCTGCCAACCCCCTGCTGGAGGCCTACGGTAATGCCAAGACCGTGAGGAATGACAACTCCTCTCGCTTT GGTAAATTCATCAGGATCCATTTCAATACTAGTGGCAAACTGGCTAGTGCTGATATTGAGACAT ATCTGCTGGAGAAGTCTAGAGTGACATTCCAGCTGCCAGAAGAGAGAGGCTACCACATCTTCTACCAGATGATGACCAACCACAAGCCTGAGATCATTG AGATGACGCTCATCACCAGCAACCCCTACGACTTCCCCATGTGCAGTATGGGTCAGATCACTGTGGCTAGTATCGATGACAAAGAGGAGCTGGATGCTACTGAT GCTGCTATCGACATTCTGGGCTTCAGTAATGACGAGAAGATGGCCATCTACAGGTTCACTGGTGCAGTGCTTCACCACGGTAACCTGAAGTTCAAGCAGAAGCAGCGTGAGGAGCAGGCTGAGCCAGACGGCAATGAGG AGGCTGACAAGATCGGCTACCTGCTGGGCCTGAACTCAGCTGATATGCTGAAGGCTCTCTGCTACCCCAGAGTGAAGGTCGGCAACGAGTACGTCACCAAGGGTCAGACTGTACCTCAG GTCAACAACTCAGTGAGTGCCCTGGCCAAGTCTACCTATGAGAAGATGTTCTTGTGGATGGTCATCCGCATCAACGAGATGCTGGACACCAAGCAACCCAGACAGTACTTCATTGGAGTGCTGGATATCGCTGGTTTTGAGATCTTTAAT TTCAACAGCATGGAGCAGCTGTGCATCAACTTCACCAATGAGAAACTGCAACAGTTCTTCAACCACCACATGTTCGTCCTGGAGCAAGAGGAGTACAAGAAGGAGGGTATCATCTGGGAGTTCATTGACTTCGGCATGGACTTGGCTGCCTGCATTGAGCTTATTGAGAAG CCAATGGGCATCTTCTCCATCCTTGAAGAGGAGTGCATGTTCCCCAAGGCCTCAGATGTGACCTTCAAGGCCAAGCTGTACGACCAGCATCTTGGCAAAACCAAAGCATTTGAGAAGCCCAAGCCTGCCAAAGGCAAGGCTGAGGCCCACTTCTCCCTGTTGCACTACGCTGGAACTGTGGACTACAACATCACTGGCTGGCTGGAGAAGAACAAGGACCCCCTGAACGACTCTGTGGTTCAACTCTACCAGAAGTCTTCAATTAAACTGCTGCCGGTCCTGTATCCCCCCGTAATAGAAG AAACTGGAGGTGCTAAGAAGGGCGCAAAGAAGAAGGGTGGTTCCATGCAAACTGTGTCTTCCCAGTTCAGG GAGAATCTTGGCAAGCTGATGACCAACTTGAGGAGCACCCATCCTCACTTTGTGCGTTGCCTGATTCCAAATGAGTCAAAGACTCCAG GTCTTATGGAGAACTTCCTGGTTATCCACCAGCTGAGGTGTAACGGTGTACTGGAGGGTATCAGAATCTGCAGAAAGGGCTTCCCCAGCAGAATCCTCTATGCTGACTTCAAGCAGAG GTACAAAGTACTGAATGCCAGCGTCATCCCTGAGGGACAGTTTATTGACAACAAGAAGGCTTCTGAGAAGCTGCTTGGCTCAATTGACGTGAACCATGAGGAGTACAAATTTGGCCACACCAAG GTGTTCTTCAAGGCTGGTCTGCTCGGTCAACTTGAGGAGATGCGAGATGAGAAGCTGGCCATCCTGGTCGGATTGACTCAGGCTCTCTCCCGGGGGTTCCTTATGAGGACCGAGTTTAAGAAGATGATGGAGAGGAG GGAAGCCGTCTTCACTATTCAGTACAACATCCGCTCATTCATGAACGTCAAAACCTGGCCGTGGATGAAGGTGTACTACAAGATCAAGCCTCTTCTGAAGAGTGCTGAGACTGAGAAGGAGCTTTCCCAGATGAAGGAGAACTACGGTAAGATGAAGACAGACCTGGCCACTGCCCTGGGAAAGAAGAAGGAACTGGAGGAGAAGATGGTCTCTCTTCTGCAGGAGAAAAATGATCTGCAGCTGCAAGTGGCATCT GAAGGAGATAACTTGTCAGATGCTGAGGAAAGATGTGAGGGACTTATCAAGAACAAGATCCAGATGGAGGCCAAACTAAAGGAGACCTGTGAGAgactggaggacgaggaggagatgaaTGCTGAGCTGACTGCCAAGAAGAGGAAGCTAGAGGATGAATGCTCTGAGCTCAAGAAGGACATTGATGACCTGGAGCTTACCTTGGCCAAAgtggagaaggagaaacacGCCACTGAGAACAAG GTGAAGAACCTGACTGAGGAGATGGCCTCTATGGATGAgaatgttgccaagctgtcaaaGGAGAAGAAAGCCCTCCAAGAGGCACACCAGCAGACCCTTGATGACCTGCAGGCAGAGGAAGACAAAGTCAACACTCTGACCAAGGCCAAAACCAAGCTGGAACAGCAAGTGGATGAT CTTGAAGGTTCTCTGGAGCAAGAGAAGAAGCTTCGTATGGACCTTGAGAGAGCCAAGCGAAAGCTTGAGGGTGATCTGAAGCTGGCTCAGGAATCCATCATGGATCTTGAGAATGATAAGCAGCAGTCTGATGAAAAGATCAAGAA GAAGGACTTTGAGACCAGCCAACTTCTGAGCAAGATTGAAGATGAGCAGTCCCTTGGCGCTCAACTTCAGAAGAAGATTAAGGAGCTTCAG GCCCGCATTGAGGAGCTAGAGGAAGAGATTGAGGCTGAGCGTGCTGCACGTGCCAAGGTTGAGAAGCAGAGAGCTGACCTCTCCAGGGAACTTGAGGAGATCAGTGAGAGGCTCGAGGAGGCCGGGGGAGCCACTTCTGCTCAGATTGAGATGAACAAGAAGCGCGAGGCTGAGTTCCAGAAGCTGCGTCGTGATCTGGAGGAGTCCACCCTGCAGCATgaagccactgctgctgctctgcgCAAGAAGCAGGCGGACAGTGTCGCAGAGCTGGGAGAGCAGATCGACAACCTCCAGCGCGTCAAAcagaagctggagaaggagaagagcgaATTCAAGATGGAGATCGACGACCTCTCCAGCAACATGGAAGCTGTTGCCAAAGCAAAG GGTAACCTTGAGAAGATGTGCCGTACTCTGGAGGACCAGCTCAGTGAGCTCAAGTCTAAGAATGACGAGAACGTCCGCCAGATGAATGATGCCAGCGCTCAGAGGGCGAGGCTGCTCACTGAGAATG GTGAGTTTGGTCGTCAGCTTGAAGAGAAAGACGCCCTTGTGACCCAGCTGACCAGAGGCAAGCAGGCCTTCACACAGCAGTTGGAGGAGCTGAAGAGACATGTTGAGGAGGAGGTTAAG GCCAAGAATGCTCTTGCTCATGGTGTGCAATCCGCCCGCCACGACTGTGACCTCCTGAGGGAGCAgtttgaggaggagcaggaggccaagGCTGAGCTGCAGCGGGGGATGTCCAAGGCCAACGGCGAGGTGGCTACGTGGAGGAGCAAGTATGAAACTGATGCCATCCAGCGCactgaggagctggaggaggccaa gAAAAAGCTGGCTCAGCGCCTTCAGGATGCTGAGGAGCAGATTGAGGCTACCAACTCCAAGTGTGCCTCTCTGGAGAAGACCAAGCAGAGACTcttgggtgaggtggaggacctCATGGTCGATGTGGAGAGGGCTAACGGACTGGCTGCCAACCTTGACAAGAAGCAGAGGAACTTTGACAAG GTTCTGGCAGAGTGGAAGCAGAAGTATGAGGAGGGACAGGCAGAGCTTGAGGGATCCCTGAAAGAGACTCGTTCTCTCAGCACTGAGCTTTTCAAGATGaagaactcctacgaggaaacTCTGGATAATCTGGAGACACTGAAGCGCGAAAACAAGAACCTGCAGC AGGAGATCTCTGACATTACCGAACAACTTGGTGAGACTGGTAAGAGTATCCATGAGCTGGAGAAGTCCAAGAAGCAGACGGAGACTGAGAAGGTTGAGATCCAAACAGCCCTTGAGGAAGCTGAG GGAACTCTGGAGCATGAAGAGTCCAAGATTCTGCGTGTCCAACTGGAGCTCAACCAGGTCAAGGGTGAGGTTGACAGGAAATTGGctgagaaggatgaggagatCGAGCAGATCAAGAGGAACAGCCAGAGGATTATGGATTCCATGCAGAGTACTCTGGACTCTGAGGTCAGGAGCAGGAATGATGCCCTGAGAATCaagaagaagatggagggaGACCTGAACGAGATGGAGATCCAGCTGAGCCATGCCAACCGCCAGGCTGCTGAGGCCCAGAAGCAGCTGAGGAACCTGCAGGGACAACTCAAG GATGCCCAACTGCACCTTGACGATGCCATCAGAGCAGCAGATGACCTGAAGGAGCAAGCTGCCATGGTGGAGCGTAGGAACGGCCTCATGATGGCTGAGCTTGAGGAGCTGAGGGCAGCTctggaacagacagagagaggccgcAAAGTGGCTGAGACGGAGCTGGTGGATGCTAGCGAGCGTGTTGGACTGCTGCACTCCCAG AACACAAGCCTTTTGAACACAAAGAAGAAGCTGGAGACTGACCTTGTCCAAGTCCAGGGCGAGGTGGATGACGTTGTTCAGGAAGCCAGGAATGCTGAGGAGAAGGCCAAGAAGGCCATCACTGAT GCTGCCATGATGGCTGAGGAGCTGAAGAAAGAGCAGGATACTAGCTCGCACctggagaggatgaagaagaaccTGGAGGTCACAGTGAAGGACCTGCAGCATCGCCTGGATGAGGCTGAGAACCTGGCCATGAAGGGTGGCAAGAAGCAGCTCCAGAAACTGGAGTCCCGG GTGCGCGAGCTGGAGACCGAGGTTGAAGCTGAACAGAGACGTGGAGCAGACGCTATTAAGGGTGTCCGCAAGTATGAGAGGAGGGTGAAGGAACTCACATACCAG ACTGAGGAGGACAAGAAGAATGGCTGCAGGCTCCAGGATCTGGTTGACAAGCTGCAGATGAAGGTGAAGGCCTACAAGAGGCAGTCTGAGGAAGCG GAGGAGCAGGCCAACTCCTACCTGTCCAAGTGCAGGAAGGTTCAGCatgagctggaggaggctgaggagcgGGCTGACATCGCCGAGTCTCAGGTCAACAAGCTGAGGGCTAAGAGCCGCGATACTGGCAAG gCAAAGGAGGCAGAGTAA